In Silene latifolia isolate original U9 population chromosome X, ASM4854445v1, whole genome shotgun sequence, the following proteins share a genomic window:
- the LOC141618157 gene encoding protein FAR1-RELATED SEQUENCE 5-like produces MGQQQPQCIITDQCLGIKKACPNIFKNSVHKYCMWYIIQKVPEKVGRAICNDTDFMTDINAVVWDVDLEPEEFEQNWQTVIEAHGMQNNRWLKYVFAIRQKWIPAYFRDLPLGCLLRTTQRSESSNSYFKRFESHFGTLVEFWMRYNSAVEQQRYSQRRMDTANEHSMLEKVGPMKVELHASLVYTHPIFTDFQKDVKHAICSMGVGGLTTLGVVEYHDVHDGLKHRNFRVEFNIKTNESKCAYKLFERHGIVCRHILWVWNGRQVYKIPEPYVLARWTKKSYRSIVQDETRKVIEDIDEANTKKAEKSKVWSEIYATVGVMDNYATVK; encoded by the coding sequence ATGGGGCAGCAGCAACCTCAGTGTATAATAACAGACCAATGCCTTGGAATTAAAAAGGCATGCCCAAACATTTTCAAGAATTCTGTGCACAAGTACTGCATGTGGTATATCATACAGAAAGTGCCTGAGAAGGTGGGAAGAGCAATCTGCAATGACACGGATTTTATGACAGACATAAATGCTGTTGTTTGGGATGTTGACTTAGAACCAGAAGAATTTGAACAAAACTGGCAAACCGTTATTGAAGCACATGGTATGCAAAACAACCGTTGGTTGAAGTACGTATTCGCAATCAGACAAAAGTGGATACCGGCTTACTTTCGCGATCTGCCTCTAGGTTGTTTGCTCAGGACAACCCAGAGATCTGAAAGTTCAAACAGCTATTTCAAACGGTTTGAAAGCCACTTTGGAACCCTTGTCGAGTTCTGGATGAGGTACAATTCTGCAGTAGAACAACAAAGGTATTCACAAAGGCGAATGGACACTGCCAACGAGCATAGTATGCTCGAGAAAGTAGGACCAATGAAGGTCGAGTTGCATGCCTCACTTGTATACACACATCCTATCTTTACAGACTTTCAGAAGGACGTCAAACATGCGATATGCAGCATGGGAGTCGGGGGTTTGACAACATTAGGGGTAGTGGAGTACCATGACGTTCATGATGGACTGAAGCACAGAAACTTCCGAGTGGAATTTAATATCAAAACTAACGAGAGCAAATGTGCATATAAGCTGTTTGAGAGGCATGGCATTGTCTGTCGACATATACTGtgggtgtggaatggtaggcAGGTATACAAGATACCCGAGCCTTATGTCCttgctcgatggacaaagaaatccTACAGATCAATTGTCCAAGATGAAACTAGAAAGGTTATAGAAGACATTGACGAAGCTAATACCAAGAAAGCTGAGAAGTCAAAGGTTTGGTCTGAGATTTATGCAACTGTCGGGGTGATGGACAATTATGCTACGGTTAAATAG